From the genome of Sander lucioperca isolate FBNREF2018 chromosome 1, SLUC_FBN_1.2, whole genome shotgun sequence, one region includes:
- the boc gene encoding brother of CDO isoform X2, whose product MSGKRDWTPWMKKRRAPVLCALGAVLLCCLQSGASLTDEVLLFGEEPMSVVQKLGGSVNLRCSARPASANISWRLNGQELVDGYLGVMLGPNSLFIPTLSNLTVGRYQCVASTSAGALASVPANVTAAKLRDFEPDDQQEIEVDEGNTAVIECHLPESQPKAQVRYSVKQEWLETSKGNYLIMPSGNLQIANATQDDEGPYKCAAYNPITQEVKTSISADRLRIRRSTSEAARIIYPPASRSIMVTKGQRLVLECVASGIPTPQVIWAKDGQDLRSHNNTRFLLSNLLIDAVDEADSGTYICRADNGIGSASSATVLYDVQVFEPPQVTVELQQQEVVYGETVRFTCQTRGKPTPSVMWLHNARPLAPSPRHRLTSRVLRVTNVGPQDDGLYQCMAENGVGSSQASARLIAISTGISSRGKLPSLYRPLSPDKVLREQPPVRPGATGAMLPLDCSELPGQILPADAPIILSQPRTGKADYYELTWRPRHERGAPVLEYMVKYRKVGDPLAEWTSSSISGALHKLTLAKLQPDSLYEVEMTAKNCAGLGQPAMMTFRTGKGRRGPGQIDPPKTPAVPSPSLSPPEAPDKPTVSTATETSAYVTWIPRGNRGFPIQSFRVEYKKVKKAGEDWVTAVENIPPSRLSVEITGLEKGTSYKFRVVAVNVIGSSPPSAPSKAYTVVGGRTHERPVDGPYITYNEAINETTVILKWTYTPVNNTPIYGFYIYYRPTDSDNDSDYKKDVVEGDRYWHSITDLQPETAYDIKMQSFNEKGESEFGNVVILETKARLNHPRPAPSETPDHGPGHSNALVPRPGDLPYLIVGIVLGAFVFIIVAFIPFCLWRAWAKQKQTSDLCFPAVATPVSSCQYTMVPLQGLALVGHCPLDSHMPHGVYHANGEYTPNGKPHHPTHCLPGLQQEGDCDMECDTLLPQTVSNGHLPVYHYSNSGPDHHEQSCCAPDDSTLQLLHSSNQHLGSQELRGDGNFCGGDKAEDGITYKPASFPLLSLEDEGIFTTSSSAATTPQSQDITIQEVNILPNEASPEDEGTANTTDA is encoded by the exons ATGTCTGGAAAGCGAGACTGGACTCCGTGGATGAAAAAGAGAAGGGCTCCAGTGTTGTGCGCTCTGGGTGCAGTACTACTGTGCTGCCTGCAGAGCGGCGCTTCTCTCACCG ATGAGGTGCTATTGTTCGGTGAAGAGCCCATGTCTGTGGTGCAGAAGCTGGGAGGCAGCGTGAATCTGCGCTGCAGTGCCCGACCCGCCTCCGCCAACATTAGCTGGCGCCTCAACGGCCAGGAGCTGGTGGACGGATATTTGGGTGTCATGCTGGGGCCCAACAGCCTGTTCATCCCCACACTCTCCAACCTGACTGTGGGCAGATACCAGTGTGTGGCCAGCACCAGCGCAGGAGCCCTGGCTAGTGTGCCTGCTAACGTCACTGCTGCCA AGCTGCGGGATTTTGAGCCTGATGACCAGCAGGAGATTGAGGTCGACGAAGGCAACACGGCTGTTATTGAATGTCACCTCCCGGAAAGCCAGCCCAAGGCACAGGTCCGCTACAGTGTCAAACAGGAGTGGCTGGAAACATCCAAAG GGAACTACCTCATCATGCCGTCAGGGAACCTGCAGATAGCCAATGCTACGCAGGATGATGAGGGGCCATACAAGTGTGCTGCCTACAACCCCATCACTCAGGAGGTCAAAACATCCATCTCCGCTGACCGCCTGCGCATTCGCC GCTCCACATCAGAAGCAGCTCGCATCATTTACCCACCGGCGTCTCGTTCCATCATGGTGACCAAAGGCCAGCGGCTAGTGTTGGAGTGTGTGGCCAGTGGCATCCCCACTCCGCAGGTCATATGGGCAAAAGATGGGCAGGACCTGCGATCCCATAACAACACGCGCTTCCTGCTCAGCAACCTGCTGATCGATGCGGTGGACGAGGCCGACTCGGGCACTTACATTTGCCGAGCGGACAACGGCATCGGCTCAGCCAGCTCTGCAACGGTGCTTTATGACGTACAAGTGTTTG AGCCTCCGCAGGTGACGgtggagctgcagcagcaggaggtCGTGTACGGAGAGACGGTGCGCTTTACCTGCCAGACCCGCGGTAAACCCACTCCCTCGGTGATGTGGCTTCACAACGCTCGTCCCCTCGCACCGTCTCCTCGCCACCGCCTGACCTCCCGGGTGCTGCGTGTCACCAACGTGGGCCCTCAGGATGACGGACTCTACCAATGCATGGCTGAGAACGGGGTGGGCAGCTCACAGGCCTCGGCTCGCCTCATTGCAATATCAACCG GCATTTCATCCAGAGGGAAGCTACCCTCGCTCTATCGGCCGCTCAGCCCAGATAAGGTGCTGAGAGAGCAGCCGCCTGTGAGGCCTGGGGCCACAGGTGCCATGTTGCCTCTAGACTGCTCTGAGCTGCCGGGACAGATCCTTCCGGCAGACGCCCCCATCATCCTCAGCCAGCCACGCACAGGCAAGGCTGACTACTATGAACTCACCTGGAGGCCGCGGCATGAGCGAGGAGCCCCTGTGCTGGAGTATATGGTTAAATACAGAAAG gtgggAGACCCTCTAGCAGAGTGGACCTCCAGCAGTATCTCGGGTGCCCTCCACAAGCTGACTCTGGCCAAGCTGCAGCCAGACAGCCTGTATGAGGTGGAGATGACTGCCAAAAACTGTGCAGGTTTGGGACAACCTGCTATGATGACCTTCAGAACTGGCAAAG GTCGCAGAGGTCCAGGGCAAATTGACCCACCGAAAACTCCTGCTGTTCCTTCGCCAAGCCTCTCTC CTCCCGAAGCCCCTGACAAGCCCACAGTCTCCACGGCAACGGAAACGTCGGCATATGTGACTTGGATTCCTCGCGGTAACCGCGGCTTCCCCATCCAGTCATTTCGGGTGGAGTACAAGAAGGTGAAGAAGGCAGGAGAGGACTGGGTGACAGCGGTGGAAAACATCCCCCCATCACGACTCTCTGTGGAGATCACGGGCCTGGAGAAAG GTACGTCCTACAAGTTCCGTGTTGTGGCGGTAAATGTAATCGGTTCCAGTCCTCCCAGTGCACCTTCGAAGGCATACACAGTGGTGGGTGGGAGAACCCATGAACGCCCTGTTGATGGACCCTACATCACCTATAATGAAGCCATCAATGAGACGACGGTCATTCTCAAATGGACG TACACTCCCGTAAACAACACACCCATCTACGGTTTCTACATCTACTACCGACCAACAGACAGCGATAATGACAGTGACTATAAGAAGGATGTGGTCGAGGGAGACAGATACTGGCATTCAATCACTGACCTCCAGCCTGAGACCGCCTACGACATAAAGATGCAGAGCTTCAACGAGAAGGGAGAGAGTGAATTTGGCAATGTCGTGATCCTTGAAACAAAAG CTCGGCTTAATCACCCACGGCCCGCTCCATCAGAGACCCCAGACCACGGGCCGGGACACTCCAACGCACTCGTGCCTCGGCCTGGCGACCTCCCCTACCTCATAGTTGGTATTGTCCTGGGAGCCTTCGTCTTCATCATTGTCGCCTTCATCCCCTTCTGCCTTTGGAGGGCTTGGGCCAAACAGA AGCAAACATCCGACTTGTGTTTCCCTGCCGTGGCCACCCCTGTGTCGTCATGCCAGTACACTATGGTTCCCCTCCAGGGACTTGCCCTGGTTGGCCACTGCCCATTGGACAGCCACATGCCACATGGCGTCTACCATGCTAATGGAGAATACACTCCAAACGGCAAACCTCACCACCCCACACACTGTCTGCCAGGGCTGCAGCAG GAGGGTGACTGTGATATGGAGTGTGACACATTGTTGCCACAGACAGTGTCAAATGGACATCTGCCTGTTTACCACTACTCCAACAG TGGCCCAGATCATCATGAACAGAGTTGCTGTGCTCCTGATGACTCCActcttcagctcctccactctTCCAATCAGCACCTCGGTTCACAGGAACTGCGAGGTGATGGCAACTTCTGTGGTGGCGATAAAGCAGAGGATGGCATcacttaca AGCCAGCAtcctttcctcttctctctctagaAGATGAAGGGATTTTCACTACATCATCTTCAGCAGCCACAACACCCCAATCCCAAGACATAACCATACAGGAAGTGAACATCCTCCCAAATGAGGCATCCCCTGAGGATGAAGGGACAGCCAACACAACAGATGCATAA
- the boc gene encoding brother of CDO isoform X1, whose translation MKRFQPAVPGQNNGYYLEVEKTAFKGGSVWKMSGKRDWTPWMKKRRAPVLCALGAVLLCCLQSGASLTDEVLLFGEEPMSVVQKLGGSVNLRCSARPASANISWRLNGQELVDGYLGVMLGPNSLFIPTLSNLTVGRYQCVASTSAGALASVPANVTAAKLRDFEPDDQQEIEVDEGNTAVIECHLPESQPKAQVRYSVKQEWLETSKGNYLIMPSGNLQIANATQDDEGPYKCAAYNPITQEVKTSISADRLRIRRSTSEAARIIYPPASRSIMVTKGQRLVLECVASGIPTPQVIWAKDGQDLRSHNNTRFLLSNLLIDAVDEADSGTYICRADNGIGSASSATVLYDVQVFEPPQVTVELQQQEVVYGETVRFTCQTRGKPTPSVMWLHNARPLAPSPRHRLTSRVLRVTNVGPQDDGLYQCMAENGVGSSQASARLIAISTGISSRGKLPSLYRPLSPDKVLREQPPVRPGATGAMLPLDCSELPGQILPADAPIILSQPRTGKADYYELTWRPRHERGAPVLEYMVKYRKVGDPLAEWTSSSISGALHKLTLAKLQPDSLYEVEMTAKNCAGLGQPAMMTFRTGKGRRGPGQIDPPKTPAVPSPSLSPPEAPDKPTVSTATETSAYVTWIPRGNRGFPIQSFRVEYKKVKKAGEDWVTAVENIPPSRLSVEITGLEKGTSYKFRVVAVNVIGSSPPSAPSKAYTVVGGRTHERPVDGPYITYNEAINETTVILKWTYTPVNNTPIYGFYIYYRPTDSDNDSDYKKDVVEGDRYWHSITDLQPETAYDIKMQSFNEKGESEFGNVVILETKARLNHPRPAPSETPDHGPGHSNALVPRPGDLPYLIVGIVLGAFVFIIVAFIPFCLWRAWAKQKQTSDLCFPAVATPVSSCQYTMVPLQGLALVGHCPLDSHMPHGVYHANGEYTPNGKPHHPTHCLPGLQQEGDCDMECDTLLPQTVSNGHLPVYHYSNSGPDHHEQSCCAPDDSTLQLLHSSNQHLGSQELRGDGNFCGGDKAEDGITYKPASFPLLSLEDEGIFTTSSSAATTPQSQDITIQEVNILPNEASPEDEGTANTTDA comes from the exons gggGTAGTGTATGGAAGATGTCTGGAAAGCGAGACTGGACTCCGTGGATGAAAAAGAGAAGGGCTCCAGTGTTGTGCGCTCTGGGTGCAGTACTACTGTGCTGCCTGCAGAGCGGCGCTTCTCTCACCG ATGAGGTGCTATTGTTCGGTGAAGAGCCCATGTCTGTGGTGCAGAAGCTGGGAGGCAGCGTGAATCTGCGCTGCAGTGCCCGACCCGCCTCCGCCAACATTAGCTGGCGCCTCAACGGCCAGGAGCTGGTGGACGGATATTTGGGTGTCATGCTGGGGCCCAACAGCCTGTTCATCCCCACACTCTCCAACCTGACTGTGGGCAGATACCAGTGTGTGGCCAGCACCAGCGCAGGAGCCCTGGCTAGTGTGCCTGCTAACGTCACTGCTGCCA AGCTGCGGGATTTTGAGCCTGATGACCAGCAGGAGATTGAGGTCGACGAAGGCAACACGGCTGTTATTGAATGTCACCTCCCGGAAAGCCAGCCCAAGGCACAGGTCCGCTACAGTGTCAAACAGGAGTGGCTGGAAACATCCAAAG GGAACTACCTCATCATGCCGTCAGGGAACCTGCAGATAGCCAATGCTACGCAGGATGATGAGGGGCCATACAAGTGTGCTGCCTACAACCCCATCACTCAGGAGGTCAAAACATCCATCTCCGCTGACCGCCTGCGCATTCGCC GCTCCACATCAGAAGCAGCTCGCATCATTTACCCACCGGCGTCTCGTTCCATCATGGTGACCAAAGGCCAGCGGCTAGTGTTGGAGTGTGTGGCCAGTGGCATCCCCACTCCGCAGGTCATATGGGCAAAAGATGGGCAGGACCTGCGATCCCATAACAACACGCGCTTCCTGCTCAGCAACCTGCTGATCGATGCGGTGGACGAGGCCGACTCGGGCACTTACATTTGCCGAGCGGACAACGGCATCGGCTCAGCCAGCTCTGCAACGGTGCTTTATGACGTACAAGTGTTTG AGCCTCCGCAGGTGACGgtggagctgcagcagcaggaggtCGTGTACGGAGAGACGGTGCGCTTTACCTGCCAGACCCGCGGTAAACCCACTCCCTCGGTGATGTGGCTTCACAACGCTCGTCCCCTCGCACCGTCTCCTCGCCACCGCCTGACCTCCCGGGTGCTGCGTGTCACCAACGTGGGCCCTCAGGATGACGGACTCTACCAATGCATGGCTGAGAACGGGGTGGGCAGCTCACAGGCCTCGGCTCGCCTCATTGCAATATCAACCG GCATTTCATCCAGAGGGAAGCTACCCTCGCTCTATCGGCCGCTCAGCCCAGATAAGGTGCTGAGAGAGCAGCCGCCTGTGAGGCCTGGGGCCACAGGTGCCATGTTGCCTCTAGACTGCTCTGAGCTGCCGGGACAGATCCTTCCGGCAGACGCCCCCATCATCCTCAGCCAGCCACGCACAGGCAAGGCTGACTACTATGAACTCACCTGGAGGCCGCGGCATGAGCGAGGAGCCCCTGTGCTGGAGTATATGGTTAAATACAGAAAG gtgggAGACCCTCTAGCAGAGTGGACCTCCAGCAGTATCTCGGGTGCCCTCCACAAGCTGACTCTGGCCAAGCTGCAGCCAGACAGCCTGTATGAGGTGGAGATGACTGCCAAAAACTGTGCAGGTTTGGGACAACCTGCTATGATGACCTTCAGAACTGGCAAAG GTCGCAGAGGTCCAGGGCAAATTGACCCACCGAAAACTCCTGCTGTTCCTTCGCCAAGCCTCTCTC CTCCCGAAGCCCCTGACAAGCCCACAGTCTCCACGGCAACGGAAACGTCGGCATATGTGACTTGGATTCCTCGCGGTAACCGCGGCTTCCCCATCCAGTCATTTCGGGTGGAGTACAAGAAGGTGAAGAAGGCAGGAGAGGACTGGGTGACAGCGGTGGAAAACATCCCCCCATCACGACTCTCTGTGGAGATCACGGGCCTGGAGAAAG GTACGTCCTACAAGTTCCGTGTTGTGGCGGTAAATGTAATCGGTTCCAGTCCTCCCAGTGCACCTTCGAAGGCATACACAGTGGTGGGTGGGAGAACCCATGAACGCCCTGTTGATGGACCCTACATCACCTATAATGAAGCCATCAATGAGACGACGGTCATTCTCAAATGGACG TACACTCCCGTAAACAACACACCCATCTACGGTTTCTACATCTACTACCGACCAACAGACAGCGATAATGACAGTGACTATAAGAAGGATGTGGTCGAGGGAGACAGATACTGGCATTCAATCACTGACCTCCAGCCTGAGACCGCCTACGACATAAAGATGCAGAGCTTCAACGAGAAGGGAGAGAGTGAATTTGGCAATGTCGTGATCCTTGAAACAAAAG CTCGGCTTAATCACCCACGGCCCGCTCCATCAGAGACCCCAGACCACGGGCCGGGACACTCCAACGCACTCGTGCCTCGGCCTGGCGACCTCCCCTACCTCATAGTTGGTATTGTCCTGGGAGCCTTCGTCTTCATCATTGTCGCCTTCATCCCCTTCTGCCTTTGGAGGGCTTGGGCCAAACAGA AGCAAACATCCGACTTGTGTTTCCCTGCCGTGGCCACCCCTGTGTCGTCATGCCAGTACACTATGGTTCCCCTCCAGGGACTTGCCCTGGTTGGCCACTGCCCATTGGACAGCCACATGCCACATGGCGTCTACCATGCTAATGGAGAATACACTCCAAACGGCAAACCTCACCACCCCACACACTGTCTGCCAGGGCTGCAGCAG GAGGGTGACTGTGATATGGAGTGTGACACATTGTTGCCACAGACAGTGTCAAATGGACATCTGCCTGTTTACCACTACTCCAACAG TGGCCCAGATCATCATGAACAGAGTTGCTGTGCTCCTGATGACTCCActcttcagctcctccactctTCCAATCAGCACCTCGGTTCACAGGAACTGCGAGGTGATGGCAACTTCTGTGGTGGCGATAAAGCAGAGGATGGCATcacttaca AGCCAGCAtcctttcctcttctctctctagaAGATGAAGGGATTTTCACTACATCATCTTCAGCAGCCACAACACCCCAATCCCAAGACATAACCATACAGGAAGTGAACATCCTCCCAAATGAGGCATCCCCTGAGGATGAAGGGACAGCCAACACAACAGATGCATAA